A region from the Cannabis sativa cultivar Pink pepper isolate KNU-18-1 chromosome 9, ASM2916894v1, whole genome shotgun sequence genome encodes:
- the LOC115723870 gene encoding homeobox-leucine zipper protein ROC8-like: MEFGKELGHIVGTGNEHGEDSNSRSGQKKTYHRHTNYQITQLERFFTECPHPDENQRRQLGLELGLDPKQVKFWFQNKRTQIKAQHERADNNVLRAENESIQCENIAIREALSNVICPSCGGPPFSDEDRQHSLERLQVENVHLREEHEKVSNLLAKYMGKPLPEIEKLVSTIPGSTDGSSFDLLPSAVRSGPSSSTPNMEQEKMNQIKGITEMERGVMVETAALAMDELIKLLKIDEPLWTTASSSSVPTTDHGDGGRRTLHRDNYYKIFPQRDNINHHLPNPSSARFESSKHSGIVAMNAAQLVDIFLDSNKFVDLLPTIITKAKTIEEIEKGDLGNRHGALLLMYAQMHVLSPHVPQREISFLRLCQQIEVGIWVIADVSYKISKNNSSSSRCWKLPSGCIIEDMPNNGSSKVTWVEHVLVDDSVQTHRLYRDVVCINNTAYGAERWIVSLERMIERRTYCSKVIDHSNISGFHEFGGVISLAEGKKSITKLGHRMLKSFSGMLGMSGKMDFPHLSEVNNSGIRVSVRKGTAPSQPFGMIVSAATSLWLPLPPLTLFDFFTQHKSRLQWDVLSNGKQIHEIAHIPTGANPKNCISILRPFLPSDNNILMVQESYVDALGSFVIYAPIDVPTLNLAISGENISNVPILPSGIIICGDGRTHGIDPNVELASDSPNTTNASPSVVGSLLTVAFQILVSNPSSSKHHINMDSVATVNTLISSTVQKIKSALGCSTEQ, from the exons ATGGAGTTTGGGAAGGAATTGGGACATATTGTAGGCACCGGTAACGAACATGGGGAAGACTCTAATTCTCGCAGTGGCCAAAAGAAGACTTATCATCGCCATACTAACTATCAAATAACCCAACTAGAAAG ATTTTTCACGGAATGCCCACACCCAGATGAAAACCAACGGCGTCAACTAGGGCTGGAGCTTGGTCTAGACCCAAAACAAGTTAAGTTCTGGTTTCAGAACAAAAGGACCCAAATAAAG GCTCAGCATGAGAGGGCGGATAATAATGTTCTTAGAGCTGAGAACGAAAGTATCCAATGTGAAAATATTGCGATTCGAGAGGCACTGAGCAATGTGATCTGCCCTTCTTGTGGAGGTCCGCCCTTTAGTGATGAAGATCGTCAACACAGTTTGGAAAGACTTCAAGTTGAAAATGTCCACTTAAGAGAGgag CATGAAAAGGTATCCAACCTTCTGGCCAAGTACATGGGGAAACCATTACCAGAAATAGAGAAGCTGGTAAGTACAATCCCTGGAAGTACGGATGGGTCCTCTTTTGACCTACTTCCATCTGCTGTAAGGTCAGGCCCATCATCAAGCaccccaaacatggaacaagaaaAAATGAACCAAATCAAAGGTATCACAGAGATGGAAAGGGGAGTTATGGTAGAGACGGCAGCACTTGCCATGGATGAACTAATTAAGCTTCTCAAGATTGATGAGCCTTTGTGGACCACGGCATCATCCTCTTCTGTGCCCACCACTGATCATGGCGATGGTGGCCGTCGTACTCTTCACCGTGACAACTATTATAAGATCTTTCCGCAGAGAGACAATATCAATCATCATCTCCCAAATCCCTCCTCTGCTCGTTTTGAATCATCTAAACACTCCGGAATTGTGGCCATGAATGCTGCGCAATTGGTTGACATCTTTCTTGATTCC AATAAATTCGTAGACCTACTTCCTACAATTATTACGAAAGCTAAGACAATTGAAGAAATTGAAAAAGGAGACTTGGGAAACAGACATGGAGCTTTGCTACTG atgtATGCGCAAATGCACGTCCTTTCGCCTCATGTGCCGCAAAGAGAAATTTCATTCCTTCGCCTTTGCCAACAAATTGAGGTTGGAATTTGGGTAATTGCTGACGTATCCTATAAAATTTCAAAGAATAATAGCTCTTCTTCTCGTTGTTGGAAGTTACCCTCTGGTTGCATCATTGAAGACATGCCAAATAATGGCAGCTCCAAG gttACCTGGGTTGAACATGTGCTGGTGGATGATAGTGTCCAAACTCATCGGCTCTATAGAGATGTTGTGTGCATTAATAACACTGCATATGGAGCTGAAAGATGGATTGTCTCATTGGAAAGAATGATTGAAAGACGCACTTATTGTTCCAAAGTCATTGATCACAGTAATATTTCAGGTTTTCATGAATTTGGTGGAG TGATAAGCTTAGCAGAAGGAAAGAAAAGCATAACGAAACTTGGGCATAGAATGTTGAAAAGCTTTAGTGGGATGTTGGGGATGTCAGGGAAAATGGATTTTCCTCATTTATCTGAAGTCAACAATAGTGGAATCAGAGTGTCAGTTCGTAAGGGCACAGCGCCAAGTCAACCTTTTGGAATGATTGTCAGTGCTGCTACCTCTCTTTGGCTTCCTTTGCCGCCCCTAACTCTCTTTGATTTCTTCACGCAACACAAATCCAGACTCCAG TGGGATGTTCTCTCCAACGGTAAACAAATACATGAGATTGCACATATTCCAACTGGTGCAAATCCCAAAAATTGCATTTCTATTTTACGG CCGTTCCTGCCAAGTGATAACAACATTTTGATGGTTCAAGAGAGCTATGTAGACGCTTTGGGATCATTTGTGATTTATGCACCAATAGATGTGCCAACTCTTAACCTAGCAATAAGTGGTGAGAACATCTCAAATGTACCAATACTCCCTTCTGGAATCATAATATGTGGTGATGGTCGCACACATGGTATTGACCCAAATGTTGAATTAGCTTCGGATTCTCCTAACACAACCAATGCATCCCCATCAGTTGTTGGTTCACTTCTTACTGTGGCTTTCCAAATTTTGGTTTCTAATCCTTCCTCTTCCAAACACCATATCAACATGGACTCTGTGGCCACTGTCAACACTCTTATTAGCTCAACTGTCCAGAAGATTAAATCAGCTCTTGGCTGTTCTACTGAACAATAA